One region of Pongo pygmaeus isolate AG05252 chromosome 21, NHGRI_mPonPyg2-v2.0_pri, whole genome shotgun sequence genomic DNA includes:
- the LOC129021648 gene encoding peptidyl-prolyl cis-trans isomerase A-like, with the protein MVNPTMFFDISVNTKPLGRVSFELFANKFPKTAESFRALSTGENGFGYKGSCFHRIIPGFMCQGGDFTCHNGTGGKPICGEKFDDENFILKHTGPGILSMANAGPNTNDSQFFICTSKTEWLDGKHVVFGKVKEGMKIVEAMEYFGSRNGKTSKKIIIADCRQLQ; encoded by the coding sequence ATGGTCAACCCCACCATGTTCTTCGACATCTCTGTCAACACCAAGCCTTTGGGCCGTGTCTCCTTCGAGCTGTTTGCAAACAAGTTTCCAAAGACAGCAGAAAGTTTTCGTGCTCTGAGCACTGGAGAGAATGGATTTGGTTATAAGGGTTCCTGCTTTCACAGAATTATTCCAGGGTTTATGTGTCAGGGTGGTGACTTCACATGCCATAATGGCACTGGTGGCAAGCCCATCTGCGGGGAGAAATTTGATGATGAGAACTTCATCCTAAAACATACAGGTCCTGGCATCTTGTCCATGGCAAATGCTGGACCCAACACAAACGATTCCCAGTTTTTCATCTGCACTTCCAAGACTGAGTGGTTGGATGGCAAGCATGTGGTCTTCGGCAAGGTGAAAGAAGGCATGAAGATTGTGGAGGCCATGGAGTACTTTGGGTCCAGGAATGGCAAGACCAGCAAGAAGATCATCATTGCTGACTGTAGACAACTTCAATAA